The nucleotide window CGTCACTGCTAGATCTGCCCGTTACCGGACACTTGCTTTCTTCATTCATCTTCGTTCTCCTTTTTTTCAGGTTTGGATTTGTACAGCTAAAAAATTATTATTACTATTTTATTGTTATTATTATATAGGATTAGTTACTATATAATAGGCAAAAAAAACACTCACGGGGTTCGTTCCTTTTGCAGACATTTGTTACAAACCCCAGTCATGATTACCTGCTTCTCTGTCACTTGCCCCCAGGAAGAAGCATAACCAGGAAGTTCACTGTTGTCAAAAGCCTGCCATTGCATATCGGTAATTTCACCACAGCGGCTGCATATAAGATGATGATGTTTCATTCTCCTGGCCTCAAAACGGGCCTGGCTTTTACCAGTTGGAACTCTCACGATAAGATCATGAGCTTCCAAAGTATGAAGATTCCGGTAGACGGTGTCCAAAGAAATGGTAGGCATCTCTTGACGCAGCCTCTCATAGAGAGTTTCCGCCGAAGGATGATCATCGGCATTAAGCAGGAGGCGATATATCTCACGGCGCTGATGGGT belongs to Pseudomonadota bacterium and includes:
- a CDS encoding transcriptional repressor — translated: MMKSSSTLDVKMMNDLLAEFESVCHRIDLRLTHQRREIYRLLLNADDHPSAETLYERLRQEMPTISLDTVYRNLHTLEAHDLIVRVPTGKSQARFEARRMKHHHLICSRCGEITDMQWQAFDNSELPGYASSWGQVTEKQVIMTGVCNKCLQKERTP